Proteins found in one Synechococcus sp. LA31 genomic segment:
- the secY gene encoding preprotein translocase subunit SecY, with product MLVSRGRNPSAGEIFTQLIQAKDLRNRVLITLGLLLLVRLGIYIPVPGIDRAAFQDFIARGGQLIGFLDIFTGGGISTLGVFGLGILPFINASIILQLLTSALPQLEDLQKNEGEAGRRKIAQYTRYVALGWGMLQSVVFALILRPYAIAGTSELVFVLQTAVALVTGSMVVMWISEVITERGIGQGASLVIYLNIVATLPRALGSTIELAQSGDRSTVGGIVVLVAVFLVTIVGIVCVEEGNRRIPIVSAKRQVGGASLSARQSYLPLKLNAGGVMPIIFASAVVFLPLTIANITKQPLLINIASALSPNSGTPWVYALLFFALIIGFSFFYATLTINPVDVATNLKRSGVAIPGVRPGSATATYLSGVQNRLTLLGALFLGAVAIIPSAVESATQVKTFQGLGATSLLILVGVAIQTAKQLQTAVISQRYEGMVRQ from the coding sequence ATGCTCGTCAGCCGGGGTCGTAACCCCAGTGCCGGTGAAATTTTCACGCAGCTGATCCAGGCCAAGGATCTGCGCAACCGCGTGTTGATCACCCTGGGCCTGCTTTTGCTGGTTCGCCTGGGGATTTATATCCCCGTCCCCGGCATTGATCGGGCCGCCTTTCAGGACTTCATCGCCCGCGGTGGTCAGCTGATTGGCTTCCTCGACATCTTCACCGGTGGTGGCATTTCCACTTTGGGGGTCTTTGGCCTCGGGATCCTGCCGTTCATTAACGCCTCGATCATCCTGCAGTTGCTGACCTCGGCTCTGCCCCAGCTGGAGGATCTGCAGAAGAACGAAGGTGAGGCCGGCCGCCGCAAGATCGCCCAGTACACCCGTTATGTGGCCCTGGGCTGGGGCATGTTGCAGAGCGTGGTGTTCGCCCTGATCCTGCGCCCCTATGCCATCGCCGGCACGTCCGAATTGGTGTTCGTGCTGCAGACCGCCGTTGCCCTGGTGACGGGATCGATGGTGGTGATGTGGATCAGTGAGGTGATCACCGAGCGCGGCATCGGCCAGGGCGCTTCTCTGGTGATCTACCTCAACATCGTCGCCACCTTGCCGCGGGCTTTGGGCTCCACCATTGAGCTCGCCCAGAGCGGTGATCGCAGCACTGTTGGCGGGATCGTGGTGCTGGTGGCGGTGTTCCTCGTCACGATCGTTGGCATTGTTTGCGTTGAGGAGGGCAACCGCCGCATCCCCATCGTCAGCGCCAAGCGCCAGGTGGGCGGTGCAAGCCTCTCAGCCCGTCAGAGCTACCTGCCGCTCAAGCTCAATGCCGGTGGTGTGATGCCGATCATCTTTGCCTCGGCTGTGGTGTTCCTGCCCCTCACCATCGCCAACATCACCAAACAGCCCCTGCTGATCAACATCGCTTCTGCCCTCAGCCCCAACAGCGGTACGCCCTGGGTTTATGCGCTGTTGTTCTTTGCGCTGATCATCGGCTTCTCCTTCTTCTACGCCACCCTCACCATCAACCCTGTGGATGTGGCCACCAACCTCAAGCGCTCCGGCGTGGCCATCCCGGGTGTGCGGCCTGGCTCGGCTACCGCCACCTATCTCAGTGGTGTCCAGAATCGACTCACCCTGTTGGGCGCACTGTTCCTCGGCGCCGTGGCGATCATCCCCTCGGCCGTGGAATCGGCCACCCAGGTGAAAACCTTCCAGGGCTTGGGTGCCACCAGCCTGCTGATCCTGGTGGGCGTGGCCATCCAAACCGCCAAACAGCTGCAGACCGCTGTGATCTCGCAGCGCTACGAAGGCATGGTGCGCCAGTGA
- the rplO gene encoding 50S ribosomal protein L15: MTSLNLQSLAPQKGARRRKLRKGRGIAAGQGASCGFGMRGQKSRSGRPTRPGFEGGQMPLYRRVPKLKHFTVINPKNFTVINVGKLTELSAGSTVNLDSLVKDGIVTSPKHPLKVLGTGDLKVKLTVQAAAFTASAREKIEAAGGTCEVI, from the coding sequence ATGACGTCGCTCAATCTCCAGTCCCTCGCCCCACAGAAAGGGGCCCGTCGCCGCAAGCTCCGTAAGGGGCGTGGCATTGCTGCAGGCCAGGGTGCCAGCTGCGGTTTCGGCATGCGCGGTCAGAAGTCCCGCTCGGGTCGACCCACCCGTCCGGGCTTTGAAGGTGGTCAGATGCCTCTGTACCGCCGGGTGCCGAAGCTCAAGCACTTCACCGTGATCAATCCCAAGAACTTCACGGTGATCAATGTGGGCAAGCTGACTGAACTCTCCGCCGGCAGCACTGTCAATCTCGACAGCCTCGTTAAGGACGGCATTGTGACCAGCCCTAAGCATCCCCTTAAGGTGCTGGGCACCGGTGATCTCAAGGTGAAACTCACCGTTCAGGCTGCCGCCTTTACCGCCAGCGCCCGCGAGAAGATCGAGGCTGCCGGCGGTACCTGCGAAGTGATCTGA